A genome region from Deinococcus sp. KNUC1210 includes the following:
- the ftsY gene encoding signal recognition particle-docking protein FtsY: MSWLDRLRDGLSKTRKQLNESVGYLGTDLKDVFTTRIETLEDLEYALIAADVGREATEEILEDVKASTKPNLQEALMEAMTLQLEPNARRAQFRKLGFTPDARRVNVEPAGKVIMVIGVNGVGKTTTIAKLGQYYSGRGKRVMFAAGDTFRAAAGAQLGVWGERLGIPVVQGPDGGDPAAVAHDGATVRRARGFDLLFVDTAGRLHNKHNLMEELKKVKRVIDRADPGEPAEVWLVLDAVTGQNGLQQAKKFHESIGLTGVIVTKLDGTAKGGIVVPIVRELGVPIKFIGVGESAEDLQPFDSREFVQALFDVELPQKN; encoded by the coding sequence ATGTCATGGTTAGACCGCCTGCGCGACGGGCTGAGCAAAACCCGTAAACAACTCAACGAATCGGTGGGCTATCTGGGCACCGATCTCAAAGACGTATTCACCACCCGCATCGAGACGCTCGAAGATCTGGAATACGCGCTGATCGCCGCCGACGTGGGCCGGGAGGCCACCGAGGAGATTCTGGAGGATGTGAAGGCCAGCACCAAGCCCAACCTTCAGGAAGCGCTGATGGAGGCCATGACGCTGCAACTGGAGCCGAACGCCCGGCGCGCCCAGTTCCGCAAGCTGGGCTTCACGCCCGACGCTCGGCGCGTGAACGTGGAACCCGCCGGAAAGGTCATCATGGTGATCGGCGTGAACGGGGTGGGCAAGACCACCACCATCGCCAAGCTCGGCCAGTACTACAGCGGGCGTGGCAAGCGCGTGATGTTCGCAGCGGGCGACACCTTCCGGGCGGCAGCGGGCGCACAGCTGGGGGTGTGGGGCGAGCGGCTGGGGATTCCTGTGGTTCAGGGGCCAGACGGCGGCGACCCGGCAGCCGTGGCCCACGACGGCGCGACCGTTCGCCGTGCGCGAGGCTTCGACCTGCTGTTCGTCGATACCGCCGGACGACTGCACAACAAGCACAACCTGATGGAAGAGCTGAAAAAGGTCAAACGCGTCATCGACAGGGCCGATCCGGGCGAACCCGCCGAGGTGTGGCTGGTGCTCGACGCCGTGACCGGACAGAACGGACTCCAGCAGGCCAAGAAGTTTCACGAGAGCATCGGACTGACCGGCGTGATCGTGACCAAGCTCGACGGCACCGCGAAGGGCGGCATCGTGGTGCCCATCGTGCGCGAACTGGGCGTGCCGATCAAGTTCATCGGCGTGGGCGAGAGCGCCGAAGACCTGCAACCCTTCGACAGCCGTGAGTTCGTTCAGGCACTGTTCGACGTGGAACTGCCGCAGAAGAACTGA
- a CDS encoding GNAT family N-acetyltransferase, with amino-acid sequence MTAWTLRPATPEDVQHIARHRYPGESGEHLEEYAAWLTGAFSMYSGVLAEQQGRVIGGAGLLRLNWGPRRGEPHPLRGRVVNVMVEVPFRRRGLARQLVSGVLETARLEGLSIVGLGTSEQARGLYAELGFQASATEMTLHLNS; translated from the coding sequence ATGACCGCCTGGACGCTGCGCCCGGCTACGCCTGAAGACGTGCAGCACATCGCCCGCCACCGCTATCCAGGTGAATCGGGCGAGCATCTGGAGGAGTACGCGGCGTGGCTGACCGGGGCCTTTTCCATGTATTCGGGCGTGCTGGCCGAGCAGCAGGGTCGAGTGATCGGCGGAGCGGGTCTGCTGCGGCTGAACTGGGGGCCGAGACGTGGCGAACCTCATCCGCTGCGTGGGCGCGTCGTGAATGTGATGGTCGAGGTTCCTTTCCGGCGGCGGGGTCTGGCACGGCAACTCGTGTCCGGGGTGCTGGAAACGGCGCGGCTGGAAGGGCTGAGCATCGTCGGACTGGGCACCTCCGAGCAGGCCCGTGGGCTGTATGCCGAGCTGGGGTTTCAGGCTTCTGCCACCGAGATGACGCTGCACCTGAATTCCTGA
- a CDS encoding S9 family peptidase gives METFASLRVDGQSVYGMLHLPDTPPPTHGHPSVLILHGFTGNRAGDHRLLPLLSRYLQRLGVASLRIDFRGSGDSEGDFSEMTVTREMQDAAAAMEYLRQYPGIDPVRTMLLGFSMGGMVAALSAPELQPHRLALWAPALPDLWLPLLKGGFVPPVVSDHGGWPIGREFLLEMPRLKPLEAARRWGGTARIFHGDQDATVPPEVGVRYAQALGCDAVAIPGAGHTFDSLEVTEMLYRETARFLVGE, from the coding sequence ATGGAAACTTTCGCGTCGCTGCGGGTCGATGGTCAGAGCGTTTACGGCATGCTGCACCTGCCCGACACGCCGCCGCCCACCCACGGCCATCCGAGTGTGCTGATTCTGCACGGCTTCACCGGCAACCGCGCCGGAGATCACCGCCTGTTGCCGCTGCTGTCACGGTATCTGCAACGTCTGGGCGTGGCGTCGCTGCGAATCGATTTTCGGGGAAGTGGCGACTCGGAGGGCGATTTCTCGGAGATGACCGTCACGCGGGAAATGCAGGACGCGGCGGCGGCGATGGAGTATCTGCGCCAGTACCCCGGTATCGACCCGGTGAGAACCATGCTGCTGGGCTTTTCGATGGGCGGAATGGTGGCGGCCCTGAGTGCGCCGGAGCTGCAACCGCACCGACTGGCGCTGTGGGCACCCGCCCTTCCCGACCTGTGGCTGCCCCTGCTGAAGGGAGGCTTCGTGCCCCCGGTGGTGTCGGACCACGGCGGCTGGCCCATCGGACGCGAGTTTCTGCTGGAAATGCCGCGCCTGAAGCCGCTGGAGGCCGCCCGCCGCTGGGGCGGAACCGCCCGCATCTTTCACGGCGATCAGGACGCCACGGTTCCTCCCGAGGTAGGCGTGCGCTACGCCCAGGCGCTCGGCTGCGACGCGGTCGCCATTCCCGGCGCGGGGCATACCTTCGACAGTCTGGAGGTCACCGAGATGCTGTACCGCGAGACGGCGCGTTTTCTGGTCGGTGAATGA
- a CDS encoding carboxypeptidase-like regulatory domain-containing protein has product MKKSASAAVFLAVALALGACGPSNPDPVTPPATDTSIIGSGSVSVQGYVQSQNGGAAVAGSTVTVTDASGTAIGTGTTTATGQFTLKVNPGAYNLSFAKSGYAGSVVESFPVTAGMTAPLNVIEKVAFDPSFSTAPPKLSVTSLNGTTETAFPTDPANALSFNASTGLTLHYVATSPAPTTAFPVSLSPVSLYAAVGLLNTPGSGFMGSRAIASNDPKNSTFDTTLKVTGASIRGVRGATYLNLVAYDFNYNRINKYIPIVINDDAPDDAAGGLYRHLGPRRDAGPETERRRLQRRRQAGRRNRRDQQHVGRSELQLSGWPSG; this is encoded by the coding sequence ATGAAGAAAAGCGCTTCAGCAGCAGTTTTTCTCGCGGTTGCCCTGGCTCTCGGAGCCTGTGGACCGTCAAATCCTGACCCGGTCACGCCGCCCGCCACCGACACCAGCATCATCGGATCGGGCAGCGTCAGCGTGCAGGGGTATGTACAGAGTCAGAACGGCGGCGCAGCGGTGGCAGGAAGCACCGTCACCGTCACCGACGCCAGCGGCACGGCCATCGGCACCGGCACCACCACCGCCACCGGCCAGTTCACGCTGAAAGTCAATCCCGGTGCCTACAACCTGTCGTTTGCCAAGAGCGGCTACGCCGGTTCGGTGGTCGAGAGCTTCCCGGTCACGGCAGGCATGACCGCGCCGCTGAACGTGATCGAGAAGGTCGCCTTCGATCCCAGCTTCTCGACGGCTCCGCCCAAACTGAGCGTCACGTCGCTGAACGGCACCACCGAGACGGCCTTCCCCACCGATCCCGCCAATGCCCTGAGCTTCAACGCCAGCACCGGCCTGACGCTGCACTACGTCGCCACCTCGCCCGCTCCGACCACGGCCTTCCCGGTCTCGCTGAGTCCGGTGAGCCTGTACGCCGCTGTGGGCCTGCTCAATACCCCCGGTTCCGGCTTTATGGGCAGCCGCGCCATCGCGTCCAACGATCCCAAGAATTCGACCTTCGATACCACGCTCAAAGTGACCGGCGCGTCCATCCGGGGCGTGCGCGGCGCCACCTATCTGAATCTGGTGGCCTACGACTTCAATTACAACCGCATCAACAAGTACATCCCCATCGTCATCAACGATGACGCCCCCGACGACGCCGCTGGGGGCCTTTATCGACACCTCGGCCCGCGCCGTGACGCTGGCCCAGAAACTGAACGGCGGCGGCTTCAACGGCGTCGTCAAGCCGGACGGCGCAACCGCCGAGACCAGCAGCATGTGGGTCGATCTGAACTTCAACTATCAGGCTGGCCTTCAGGGTGA
- a CDS encoding S8 family serine peptidase, with protein sequence MNKKAILYTSLALLLAACGSTSPTSTATPTNTGAAPTSLSARLGLTRTSTLVLPDLDSLKREAGDTSASDVVVSYLDLSDVQTLTTHLGATLKGVIPELHAALLDLPGTLSGQKVALSMSMGSGRLSARLNGHSGALLPVPAPSQDPAALSAQSVGAANLDTDPLSNKQWWIPQVKADQVRGIATGKGVIVGVVDDDFDRQHEDLKADGKIVAGIDTTDVSTVKLLNPGDPLTSGSHGSGSAGTIGERLGNGVGGAGIAPDAILMPIRIFNPNFTGDFNVAYGIVWAVNHGAQVLNNSWGGGGYSQILKDAVDYALLNNVTVVGSAGNDNSDFQTGLAAFPGTISVGASSGGDLKTDFSTFGPRVDLYAPGDAGLTTEINEALPSPARESSYNLFGGTSMAGPVVSGGAALVIDKAAQLGLTGKTALTPYQIKRLLTDNGDPMQDPRTPGFKRLNLVNSLNFTASSVPADGGYVLVGVTDLVTGGGIDGSDVILHPLSGQNKGQDYLSQTSYGGYGTNSKGKAGYIFGEDIGLTGVAVFAGIEPGDYEVEVAGPGALGYGDTRTVLSNRITVGAGASSATNPVVLQYQHQIDFNEFTAAGRNGAPASATNLNVYPAGYFAKNLLGGTFDNNYNYNGPIPAFPGAPAGTPDQDFYKVTVPAGKTISVSSYASKVGSNAVTKVELVDASGAALPGATSTASSASSQSDYVAKFKATADTTVFLKFSSANGSYGLGSWYGSLFSIQ encoded by the coding sequence ATGAATAAGAAGGCCATTCTCTATACCTCGCTGGCCCTGCTGCTGGCTGCTTGCGGTTCGACCAGCCCCACCAGCACCGCCACGCCCACCAATACCGGCGCGGCTCCCACCTCGCTGAGCGCACGGCTCGGCCTGACGCGCACCAGCACCCTGGTGCTGCCCGATCTGGACAGCCTGAAGCGCGAAGCGGGCGATACCAGCGCCAGCGACGTGGTGGTCAGCTATCTGGACCTGAGCGACGTGCAGACGCTGACGACGCACCTGGGAGCCACGCTCAAAGGCGTGATTCCCGAGCTGCACGCGGCGCTGCTCGACCTGCCGGGCACCCTGAGCGGGCAGAAAGTCGCCCTGAGCATGAGCATGGGCAGCGGACGCCTGAGCGCCCGGCTGAACGGACACAGCGGCGCACTTCTCCCGGTTCCGGCTCCGTCGCAGGACCCTGCCGCCCTCTCGGCCCAGAGCGTCGGTGCGGCCAACCTGGACACCGATCCCCTCAGCAACAAGCAGTGGTGGATTCCCCAGGTCAAGGCCGATCAGGTGCGCGGCATCGCCACCGGTAAGGGCGTGATCGTGGGCGTGGTCGACGACGATTTCGACCGCCAGCACGAGGACCTGAAGGCCGACGGCAAGATCGTGGCGGGCATCGATACCACCGACGTTTCCACCGTGAAGCTCCTGAATCCGGGCGATCCGCTGACCAGCGGCTCTCACGGCAGCGGCAGCGCGGGCACCATCGGCGAGCGCCTGGGCAACGGCGTGGGCGGCGCGGGCATCGCTCCCGACGCCATCCTGATGCCGATCCGTATCTTCAACCCCAACTTTACCGGCGACTTCAACGTGGCCTACGGCATCGTGTGGGCGGTCAATCACGGTGCACAGGTGCTGAACAACTCCTGGGGTGGCGGCGGCTACAGCCAGATCCTCAAGGACGCCGTGGACTACGCCCTGCTGAACAACGTGACCGTGGTCGGCTCGGCAGGCAACGACAACAGCGACTTCCAGACCGGACTGGCCGCCTTCCCCGGCACCATCTCGGTGGGCGCGAGCAGCGGCGGCGACCTCAAGACCGACTTCTCGACCTTCGGCCCCCGCGTCGATCTGTATGCCCCCGGCGACGCCGGACTGACCACCGAGATCAACGAGGCACTTCCCAGCCCGGCCCGCGAGTCGTCGTACAACCTGTTCGGCGGCACCAGCATGGCGGGCCCGGTCGTGTCGGGCGGCGCAGCCCTGGTGATCGATAAGGCGGCCCAGCTTGGCCTGACCGGCAAGACGGCGCTGACGCCCTACCAGATCAAGCGCCTGCTGACCGACAACGGCGATCCGATGCAGGACCCGCGCACACCCGGTTTCAAGCGCCTGAACCTGGTCAATTCGCTGAACTTCACGGCCAGCAGCGTGCCTGCCGACGGCGGCTACGTGCTGGTGGGCGTGACCGATCTGGTGACGGGCGGCGGCATCGACGGCAGCGACGTGATCCTGCACCCCCTGAGCGGCCAGAACAAGGGCCAGGACTACCTCTCCCAGACGAGCTACGGCGGCTACGGCACCAACAGCAAGGGCAAGGCAGGGTACATCTTCGGGGAAGATATCGGCCTGACCGGCGTGGCAGTGTTCGCAGGCATCGAGCCAGGTGACTACGAGGTAGAGGTGGCTGGCCCCGGCGCACTGGGCTACGGCGACACCCGCACGGTGCTTTCGAACCGCATTACCGTCGGTGCCGGAGCATCGAGCGCCACCAATCCGGTGGTGTTGCAGTACCAGCACCAGATCGATTTCAACGAATTCACGGCTGCTGGCCGCAACGGTGCGCCTGCCAGCGCCACGAACCTGAACGTGTACCCGGCGGGCTATTTCGCCAAAAACCTGCTGGGCGGCACCTTCGACAACAACTACAACTACAACGGCCCCATTCCGGCCTTCCCCGGTGCGCCCGCCGGAACGCCCGACCAGGACTTCTACAAGGTCACTGTGCCTGCCGGGAAGACCATCAGCGTTTCGAGCTACGCCAGCAAAGTCGGCAGCAACGCCGTCACCAAGGTCGAACTGGTGGACGCAAGCGGCGCAGCTCTGCCGGGCGCGACCAGCACGGCTTCGAGCGCCAGCAGCCAGAGCGATTACGTCGCCAAGTTCAAAGCCACCGCTGACACCACCGTCTTCCTGAAATTCAGCAGTGCCAATGGCAGCTACGGACTGGGAAGCTGGTACGGCAGCCTGTTCAGCATCCAGTAA
- the miaB gene encoding tRNA (N6-isopentenyl adenosine(37)-C2)-methylthiotransferase MiaB, with the protein MKATVITYGCQMNEYDTHLVESQLVSLGLDLVDTIDAADFVLVNTCAVRGKPVDKVRSLLGDLRRQKHERGLVVGMMGCLAQLEEGQQIARKFEVDVLLGPGSLLDIGAALESNQRFWGLQFKDELHDHIPPAPQGRLQAHLTIMRGCDHHCTYCIVPTTRGPQVSRTPASILKELDGLLEAGVQEVTLLGQNVNAYGFDQGAKIAGIPSFADLLRAVGRSGIRRIKFTTSHPMNFTEDVAIAMSETPAVCEFVHLPVQSGSNRVLRRMAREYTREKYLSHIADIKKHLPGVVLATDIIVGFPGETEEDFQHTLDLYDEVGYDSAYMFIYSARPGTPSYQHFTDLPREVKTERLQRLIVKQKEWSQRKNASKVGSIQEVLLRGNAHAEGFLEGHSRGNHPVVVPKALGAETAGIYPVRIGHATPHMLYGAVLGPNGEALPELPRLTPEAAAVSSPLSMV; encoded by the coding sequence ATGAAGGCCACCGTTATTACCTACGGCTGTCAGATGAACGAATACGACACACATCTGGTCGAGAGCCAGCTCGTCTCGCTGGGTCTCGATCTGGTGGATACCATCGACGCCGCCGATTTCGTGCTGGTCAATACCTGCGCGGTGCGTGGCAAGCCCGTTGACAAGGTTCGCAGTCTGCTGGGCGATCTGCGCCGCCAGAAGCACGAGCGCGGGCTGGTCGTCGGCATGATGGGCTGCCTCGCCCAGCTCGAAGAAGGGCAGCAGATCGCCCGGAAGTTCGAGGTGGACGTGCTGCTGGGGCCGGGCAGTCTGCTCGATATCGGCGCGGCGCTGGAGAGCAATCAGCGCTTCTGGGGCCTTCAGTTCAAGGACGAGCTGCACGACCATATTCCGCCCGCGCCGCAGGGCAGGTTGCAGGCGCACCTGACCATCATGCGCGGCTGCGACCATCACTGCACCTACTGCATCGTGCCCACCACCCGGGGGCCGCAGGTCAGCCGCACGCCCGCCAGCATCCTGAAGGAACTGGACGGTCTGCTGGAAGCGGGCGTGCAGGAAGTGACGCTGCTGGGACAGAACGTGAACGCCTACGGGTTCGATCAGGGCGCGAAGATCGCCGGTATTCCCAGCTTTGCCGACCTGCTCAGAGCGGTGGGGCGCAGCGGCATCCGGCGCATCAAGTTCACCACCAGCCATCCGATGAACTTTACCGAAGACGTGGCGATTGCCATGAGCGAAACGCCCGCCGTGTGCGAGTTCGTGCATCTGCCGGTGCAGAGCGGCAGTAACCGCGTGCTGCGGCGGATGGCCCGCGAATACACCCGCGAGAAGTACCTGTCGCACATCGCTGACATCAAGAAGCACCTGCCGGGCGTGGTGCTCGCCACCGATATCATCGTGGGCTTTCCCGGCGAGACCGAGGAAGACTTTCAGCACACGCTCGATCTGTACGACGAGGTGGGCTACGACAGCGCCTACATGTTCATCTACAGCGCCCGGCCCGGCACGCCCAGCTATCAGCACTTCACCGATCTGCCCCGTGAAGTCAAGACCGAGCGGTTACAGCGTCTGATCGTGAAGCAGAAGGAGTGGAGCCAGCGGAAGAATGCCAGCAAGGTCGGCAGCATTCAGGAAGTGTTGCTGCGCGGCAATGCCCACGCCGAGGGCTTTCTGGAAGGCCACTCGCGCGGTAACCATCCGGTGGTCGTTCCGAAGGCGCTGGGGGCAGAAACGGCGGGCATCTATCCGGTCCGTATCGGCCACGCCACCCCGCACATGCTGTACGGCGCTGTCCTGGGGCCGAACGGCGAGGCGCTACCCGAACTGCCCCGCCTGACGCCGGAAGCCGCCGCCGTGAGCAGCCCGCTTTCGATGGTCTGA
- a CDS encoding acyl-CoA carboxylase subunit beta: protein MTTIKNAWPEVLDRLKTDLKAVRQGGGTKAAERQHAKNRLTARERVAALIDAGSPFDELMTFAGWDMYPEAGGCPSGGVITGIGQVAGRPWMIIANDATVKAGAFFPITAKKVIRAQSIAFENRVPVIYLVDSAGVYLPMQDEIFPDQDDFGRVFYLNARMSAAGIPQMSAIMGNCVAGGAYLPVMCDTLVMTEGSGLYLAGPALVRAAIGQVVDSEELGGAQMHAEIAGTVDYREPDDAAALTRLRRLAELYAQAQPAPFARKRIEATESAALDLTELVSSDGSATYDVRELIRGLVDSAEDGSSFQEFKQGYGETIVCGFARLGGYPVGLVANQRTVIKKRLKGGGVPGLNTRIEVGGVIYGDSADKAARFVLDANQAGIPLIFLSDVTGFMVGRDSEQEGIIRRGAKLVNAISNSVVPRLTVITGGSFGAGHYAMNGKAFGPRFIFAWPSARYAVMSGNAAAKTLLDIQLAALKRAGHEPDDEELKRLYDDVKAKYDTELDPRYAAARLWVDEIIEPHATRERLIRALDACAQNPQQEELKLGVFQV from the coding sequence ATGACCACCATCAAGAATGCCTGGCCCGAGGTGCTGGACAGGCTGAAGACCGATCTGAAAGCTGTGCGTCAGGGCGGGGGAACGAAGGCCGCCGAGCGGCAACACGCCAAAAACCGCCTGACCGCCCGCGAGCGCGTCGCGGCGCTGATCGACGCAGGCAGCCCCTTCGACGAACTGATGACGTTCGCTGGCTGGGACATGTACCCGGAGGCGGGCGGCTGTCCTTCCGGCGGCGTGATCACGGGCATCGGACAGGTGGCGGGGCGGCCCTGGATGATCATCGCCAACGACGCCACCGTGAAGGCCGGGGCGTTCTTCCCTATCACCGCCAAGAAGGTGATCCGGGCGCAGAGTATCGCCTTTGAAAACCGCGTGCCGGTCATCTATCTGGTCGATTCGGCGGGCGTGTATCTGCCGATGCAGGACGAGATTTTCCCTGATCAGGACGACTTCGGGCGCGTCTTTTACCTGAATGCCCGGATGAGCGCGGCGGGCATACCCCAGATGAGCGCCATCATGGGCAACTGCGTGGCGGGCGGGGCGTATCTGCCGGTGATGTGCGACACCCTCGTGATGACCGAAGGGTCGGGGCTGTATCTGGCGGGGCCAGCGCTGGTGCGGGCCGCCATCGGGCAGGTCGTGGACAGCGAGGAACTGGGCGGCGCACAGATGCACGCCGAGATCGCCGGAACTGTGGATTACCGCGAGCCGGACGATGCGGCGGCCCTGACGCGGCTGCGCCGACTGGCCGAGCTGTACGCCCAGGCGCAGCCCGCGCCGTTTGCCCGCAAGAGGATCGAGGCCACCGAGAGCGCCGCCCTCGATCTGACCGAACTGGTCAGCAGCGACGGCAGCGCCACCTACGATGTGCGCGAGCTGATCCGTGGACTGGTAGACAGCGCGGAAGACGGCAGCAGCTTTCAGGAATTCAAACAGGGCTACGGCGAAACCATCGTGTGCGGCTTTGCGCGGCTGGGCGGCTACCCGGTGGGGCTGGTCGCCAATCAGCGCACCGTCATCAAGAAGCGGCTGAAGGGCGGCGGCGTGCCGGGCCTGAATACCCGCATCGAGGTGGGCGGCGTGATCTACGGCGACAGCGCCGACAAAGCCGCCCGCTTCGTGCTGGACGCCAATCAGGCGGGCATTCCGCTGATCTTCCTGAGCGACGTGACCGGCTTCATGGTGGGGCGCGACAGCGAGCAGGAAGGCATCATCCGGCGCGGAGCCAAACTGGTGAACGCCATCTCGAACAGCGTGGTGCCGCGCCTGACCGTCATTACCGGGGGCAGTTTCGGGGCCGGACACTACGCCATGAACGGCAAAGCCTTCGGGCCGCGCTTCATTTTCGCGTGGCCGAGCGCCCGCTACGCCGTGATGAGCGGCAACGCCGCCGCCAAGACGCTGCTCGATATTCAGCTGGCCGCCCTGAAACGTGCAGGCCACGAACCTGACGATGAGGAGCTGAAGCGGCTGTACGACGACGTGAAGGCCAAGTACGACACCGAACTCGACCCCCGGTACGCGGCGGCGCGGCTGTGGGTAGACGAGATCATCGAGCCGCATGCCACCCGTGAGCGGCTGATCCGGGCGCTGGATGCCTGCGCCCAGAACCCGCAGCAGGAGGAGCTGAAGCTGGGCGTGTTCCAGGTGTAG